A single Leguminivora glycinivorella isolate SPB_JAAS2020 chromosome 25, LegGlyc_1.1, whole genome shotgun sequence DNA region contains:
- the LOC125239160 gene encoding gastrula zinc finger protein XlCGF57.1-like isoform X1: protein METSAESGSMSPARVKLEPETDQSEMALVKEEAVFLDEEARVKDEWSGSTAGRGVSEAAMLADLYIEHEVKDELVLGPERPHRPVAAPAALSNRVAASALVSAEPAHTPSDIATVYQCHHCSQLFWDKSAVEKHVHTHSPLHDSKRHDDLHNHPRTHTDDKPFWCSQCDYKCKLKSILQSHLITHTDERPFSCSHCNYKSKTKGDLQKHLMTHTNEKPFSCGHCDYKGRRKADVKSHLMTHTDEKPFGCRQCEYKSKTKSHLRRHLLTHTDEKRVCCSHCDYKCRRKEDLQKHFMTHTGEKPLYCNYCDYKCRTKDRIKSHLMTHTNDKPFSCSQCDFKCRRKSLLKAHMMTHTHSPLHDSTAGDYSTKRHDDLHNHPRTHTDDKPFWCSQCDYKCKLKSNLQSHLITHTDERPFSCSLCNYKSKTKGDLQKHLMTHTNEKPFSCGHCDYKGRRKADVKSHLMTHTDEKPFGCRQCEYKSKTKSHLRRHLLTHTDEKRVCCSRCDYKCRRKDELQKHFMTHTGEKPLYCNYCDYKCRTKDRIKSHLMTHTDDKPFSCSQCDFKCRRKSLLKAHMMTHTGEKHNYGSTC, encoded by the exons ATGGAGACGAGTGCCGAGTCTGGCAGCATGTCGCCGGCGCGCGTGAAGCTGGAGCCCGAGACGGACCAGTCGGAAATGG CCCTTGTGAAGGAAGAAGCTGTATTCCTGGATGAAGAGGCGCGTGTGAAGGATGAGTGGTCGGGCAGCACGGCCGGGCGCGGCGTGAGCGAGGCAGCCATGCTGGCCGACTTGTACATCGAGCACGAGGTGAAGGACGAGCTCGTGCTGGGGCCGGAGCGCCCGCACCGCCCCGTAGCCGCCCCGGCCGCCCTGTCTAATCGTGTCGCAGCGTCCGCTCTCGTGTCCGCCGAGCCCGCACACACACCCAGTGACATCGCCACCGTCTATCAGTGTCACCATTGCAGCCAACTGTTCTGGGACAAATCGGCTGTAGAGAAACACGTACACACTCACTCACCTTTACACGATTCAAAACGACACGATGATTTACACAATCATCCGAGAACTCACACAGACGATAAACCTTTCTGGTGTAGTCAATGTGACTACAAGTGTAAACTAAAAAGTATTTTACAATCTCACTTGATCACTCACACTGACGAGAGACCGTTTAGTTGCAGCCACTGTAACTACAAGAGTAAAACAAAAGGTGATTTACAGAAGCACCTGATGACTCACACGAACGAAAAGCCTTTTAGTTGTGGGCACTGTGACTACAAAGGTAGACGAAAAGCAGATGTAAAGAGTCACCTGATGACTCACACAGACGAGAAGCCTTTCGGCTGTAGGCAGTGTGAATACAAGTCTAAAACAAAATCACATTTACGGAGGCATCTCTTGACTCACACAGACGAAAAGCGGGTTTgttgtagccactgtgactacaagtgtagaCGAAAAGAAGATTTACAGAAACATTTTATGACTCACACAGGCGAGAAACCTTTATATTGTAACTactgtgactacaagtgtagaACAAAAGATCGTATAAAATCTCATCTGATGACTCACACTAACGATAAGCCTTTTAGTTGTAGTCAATGTGACTTCAAATGTAGACGAAAATCACTGTTAAAGGCTCACATGATGACACACACTCACTCACCTTTACACGATTCAACAGCAGGAGATTATAGTACAAAACGACACGATGATTTACACAATCATCCGAGAACTCACACAGACGATAAACCTTTCTGGTGTAGTCAATGTGACTACAAGTGTAAACTAAAAAGTAATTTACAATCTCACTTGATCACTCACACTGACGAGAGACCGTTTAGTTGCAGCCTCTGTAACTACAAGAGTAAAACAAAAGGTGATTTACAGAAGCACCTGATGACTCACACGAACGAAAAGCCTTTTAGTTGTGGGCACTGTGACTACAAAGGTAGACGAAAAGCAGATGTAAAGAGTCACCTGATGACTCACACAGACGAGAAGCCTTTCGGCTGTAGGCAGTGTGAATACAAGTCTAAAACAAAATCACATTTACGGAGGCATCTCTTGACTCACACAGACGAAAAGCGGGTTTGTTGTAGCCGctgtgactacaagtgtagaCGAAAAGACGAGTTACAGAAACATTTTATGACTCACACAGGCGAGAAACCTTTATATTGTAACTactgtgactacaagtgtagaACAAAAGATCGTATAAAATCTCATCTGATGACTCACACTGACGATAAGCCTTTTAGTTGTAGTCAATGTGACTTCAAATGTAGACGAAAATCACTGTTAAAGGCTCACATGATGACACACACTGGCGAAAAACACAATTACGGAAGCACCTGTTGA